The Ignavibacteriota bacterium sequence TCACGTCTTTTATTCCAAATATCGGAAACAGCTACAAACTCCATATTCATATCTTTTGAGTTTGCGCTAAATGCCTTGCTTAAAGATCCTTTAAATCTACCAGAGAATCCAACAACGCCAACTTGAACTCTGTCGTTTGCTCCAATAATTCTGCTATAATGCATTGCGTCTGTTACAATTACTTTTGATTCGGATTTCGCAAATGCTGTTCCCGCTTTTAAAACAGAAGAACCTACCGCAACTGCCGCTGTTCCTAATCCGACTTTCTTAATAAACTCTCTTCTATTTGAATTCATATTCACTCCTAAAATGTTAAATTTTTATTAAACTTTTTCCGGTACTTTATATTCATTTCTGTATTCTCTGGTCAACATTGAATCCGCTTCTTTATCGTTAATAAATTTTTCATTATTTCCGTCAAGTTTTAATTCGCGTTCTAATCTATAAGATATGTTGGCAATTATCGGCAATGCACTTGATAGATGACCTTCTTCTATATCGCAATTTAAATTTGCACGGTTACCATTTTTAACCGCACTAATAAAATTTTCAAAATGACTTTGATCATTCGAGCCCTTAAGATTCATAGGGTCATAAGAACCGTCAGCATCGCCAGAAGTCGGTCCCTGCTCATTTTTATATCCGAAAAATGTCTGCCAGTTTCCACCTCCGTCAATCTGCATCCATCCTTCTGTACCATAAAATAAAGTGCCAATAGTAATTGGCTTTGCCTTTGAATCAGCGGATATTTGTCCGGAAGTTGAAAATTTAAAATCAGGTAAAAATATTCCTTCTGGATTTGTATAAAGTCCTCTAGTACAAAATTCCAATATTGTACCGTCTTTATATTCAAAAATTGATGTTTGAGTATTCGGAGTTTCTTGTGAAGATTTAAATTTATAATAACCTCCAAATGATCTTACTTTTACCGGATAATCTTTTGTGTTCAATCCCCATCTTGCAACGTCGAATTGATGAGGTCCTTGATTACCTGTATCACCGTTTCCATAATCCCAATGCCAATGCCAATTATAGTGGAATCTGTTTCTATTAAATACTTTTTTAGGAGCGGGACCAAGCCACATATCATAATGAACCTTACTTAAATATTCTTCAGTGTAAGGAGTTTCATAATCATTCGATTCAAGATTGGTTCTATATTTTTCATCGGCTTTCATTGGTCCATCTGGATAAATGCCAATATCCGGTCTTCTTTTAAAACAGAGTCCGCGAACCAAAAATAATTTTCCCAATTTCCCTTCGTGAATAAATTTCATCGCTCGCTGAGTATTTATAAAAGATCTGTTTTGAAAACCAACTTGAATTAAAGTGTTATATTTTCTGGAAGCCTCAACCATTTTTCGTCCTTCCCAAACATTATGAGTGGAAGGTTTTTCAACATAAACATGTTTTCCGGCTTGTGCAGCCCAAATGGAAGCTAAAGCGTGCCAATGATTTGGAGTAGCAATACTTACGGCGTCAATATCTTTATCATCATAAACTTTTCTCATATCCCAAACAGTTTGCGGAGTATAATCAGCAATTTTTGAAAATTCCTTTAACGCTTGAGGGAAAAGATTTTCATCAATATCAGCAAAATATTTTATTCTAACGTCTTTATTATTTCCGAACATTTCAATGTGACCGCTTCCTCTTCCTCTAATTCCAATTACCGCCATATTGATTGCGTTATTTGCTCCGATAATTCTTCCGTATGATTTTGCGGTTGTTGACATAAAAACGGTACCTGCCGCCAAACCCATTGAGCCTTTTTTAACAAACTCTCTTCTTGAAATATTTTTATTCATTTTAATACCTTGAGTTTAAAGTACTAATATTATTTAAGTTTTTTTATTTTAATATTTCTGTACCAGCAATCACTTCCATGATCCTGTAAAACGATATGCGCAATTTTATGTTTGGTGAAATTTTCAATATTAACATATTTACTTTTTTTAAATGCTTCGTTAAACTCAGGTGAATCTAAATCATATTCTACAACTTTTTTACCATTTAACCAATGTTCACCTTTATTATTGTTGAAAATAATTTTTGCGGAATTGAATTCTCCAACAGGTTTTAATATTTTATCTTTAGCTTCAAAAAGATCATATAAAGACGCTGATCTATGAGTAGGAGTCACACCATCATCGTTTTTAGAATCATCTAATACTTGATATTCAAATCCCAAAGCGTTCGATGTTCCTTTAGAAATAGAAACTTGTTCATCAACATTGTATTTAACCCCACTGTTTCCGCCTTCACTGATTTTCCATTCAAATTGAAATTCAAAATTTTTATATAATTTATCTGTCAACAGATCACCGCCTTTTAACGGCTGTCCATCCGGTCTAAGCGGCACGTCACCGCTTTTAATTTTTCTTATGCATCCATTTTCAATTTTCCAATGACCTTGAGGAACTGAATCAATTCCAATTCCACGCCAACCGTCAAATGTTTTTCCATCAAACATTAATTCCCAACCATCATTAATTTCTTGTTCGGTTAACGCATTTAATTTTACACCAATTGTATTATCAAAATTATTATTACAAGTGCATGAAATAATCATTGCAATGAAAAATAACATCAAAAAAAATCTCATTTTTTCTCCATACTATTTTTTTATTTCAAATTTATCAAAAACTTTGCCTTCACTGTTAACTGCTTCTAGATTAAAATTATCTCCATTTATTTCAATCAGCTGATATAAATATTCTCCTCCAAACTGAACTTCAGTAAAATCATTTTTCTTACTTGGTTTATCCGTATCTTTTGTTGAAATTGAAATTAAGTAAACTGTGCCTTCAGAAGTTGAGTTAACGGGCTTATTTGCATAAAGAGGTTTTGTTCTTAAGTAATAATGAACGTGCCCGCTGAATACAACGTCTACGTGATATTTATCAAATAGTGTACACCATTCTTTTTGAATTAAAGGATAATCGTCATCAGCTGAATAAGGCGGAAAATGCATCATTACAAATTTCCATTTTGCGTTTGAATTTTTAAGCTGATTTTCTATCCATTCTGTTTGAATCTCAATTGGAGCCGTCACATCCAACATAAGAAAAAACGCGTTTTCATAATTAAAACTATATGTGGTTTCCGGATTTAATTTTTCCGGACCATCTTTAGGTAAATCAAATAAATCTTGATACATTTTTGAACCTAATCCATCTTGACTATCATGATTTCCCAATGTAGGCATAATCGGTTTACTGCAAAATACATTTTCGGAAAATTTAAAGAATTGATCCCACTCGTCTCTATTTAATCCGGTACTGACTAAATCTCCGCCAATACTAAAAAAAGAAACATCTGGGTTATTGCTGTACGCATAATTTACCAATTGACCAAAAGATTCTGACTTATGTGTATCTCCCAAATAAATAAATGAAAACGGTTTCGACAATTTCGACGCTGTTTTAAATTCTAAAATCTTGCTCCAAATCTGGTTGTCAGCATTTCCAATTTGATAATTATAAATTGTTTCCGGTTTAAGATCTTTTAGTTCAACCGTATAATGGTTTATATATCTGTCATTTTTTAATAATCTGTCTTCAATTATTATATATTCAGCTTTAGTTTCAAAGTTATTCTCTGCAGAATCATTTTTAACCCAATATTTTACAACACAATTTTTAATTTTTGTATTTGTCCTCCATTGTATAGACTGCGAAGTTGACGGATCATTACTCAATGTTAATACAATTTGATCAGGCACGACTGAAGAAGGATAATCTGTTGATCTGAACGCGTCAATTAAATGCGCTTCCCTGGCTCTTCCTCTAATTGTGGTAAGCAGTTTTCCGCCTTTAAGGATTTCCGGAACTTCAGTCAGCAAAAGTTCGTCCCAATCATGGTAAGTAAACGAACCAATATCCATTTGAGAAATGAACTGATTTGCGGGATAACAATCAGAAATTATTAGTACATCATTTTTATTCTGTGGCGAAACAGAAACAAAATAATGCGGCCGATGTTTATCAAAACCGTTTATACCCAATTCCACTTTACCTGCAGGAAATTTCTTTTCCCAAACAGTATAAATTGTATGTTCGTTTTTAACCACCATTTCGGTTTTAACAAATTTCGCACTTTCCAGCCAAAACGGGATACTGATTTGTGATCTATCCTGCATAATATAAACAGTTGCAGGAACATTGATATCAAATGTCCAATATTTTGTTGAAAGAATTTTTAAATCTGCTTCACTTAAATTACTAATAATCTTTTCTTCATTTAATTGTTCTAATTCTTGATCTGTTAAATCATTATAAAATTTTGTTACAAGTTCATCAATAACGGATTTAACATCAGAATGATTTTGAGAAAAACAAAATTGATTGGAGATTACAAATAATAGTATGTTGAGTAATAAAATGTTTTTAAAATTAAAATTCATTGCCAATAGCTACAAATATTTTTTCTGAAATAAACAGTATTAAATTTATAAATAAAAATTATGAAATTAATTTTTCCCAGTAACGTCTTTGATCGATTAACGCTTTAACTTTATCTTCCGGTTCCGTTCTGCATTCCAATAATATCCAGCCTTTATAATTTTTATTAATCAAAAGACGCATTAATTCTTTATATGGATAATCATTAAGATTTAATTCCCTTACATGAACCGTATCGCCCAATCGATCTTTAACTAAATTAAAATTATAATCAAGACCTTTGCCTATTAAATCTTCCGGGTTTGAATTCCAACAGACTTTAACGTTTTTGCAATCGGCAATATCCATAATTGCTTTAATGTTCGGCAGTTCCTGTGTTTCTTTTCCATGAACTTCAAGTCTTATCTGCTGATTAAACCCTTCCGCAAATTTCCCTAATTCATTCAAAGATTTGCCTATTTGTTCAATTGTTTTTTCACGCGGAACTTCATTATGAAATCCATTCGGTTTTACTTTAACTCCGCTTCCGCCAATGTCATAACTTAACTTTACAAAATCCTTTGCGGTTTCTATTGATTTTTTTAACTCGGTTTGATCAGGATAATCAAACTGCTGATTAGTTCCCATACCTATTATTCTAACTTTACTATCCGCAAATTCTCTTCTAACTTCTAATCTTTGCTCTTTGTTAAGTTCAATTGAAACGCCATGCGCGTGTTCAACTCTAAGCTCAACACCATAGATTTCCGCAAGTTCACAATTTTTAATTAATGTCGGAATATCCCAATCTTTTCCCCATTGATATGTAACGAGTCCAAGTTTCATCTTAGAATTTTCGCCTGTCTGGGAGAAAATACCGCAGCCGTTAAAACAAGCAGCTCCAGCAGTCAGTGTAAGAAGCTTAATAAATTCTTTACGCGAAAAATTATTTTCCATTTTATTTTAACAAGTATTTTTTAAGATCAATATGAATATACGGCCTTTTGCTTGCCACTTCATTTCCATTAGCATAAGCAACCCACATTTCAAGATTTGTCGCGTCATAAACAACGTCCTCTAAGTTTCCATCTTCGTCGGCAACCAATTTAGAAAGTTCAATCATTTTTTCGGCATTCATTTTACCGTGATTATCAGATAAAAACTTAAATGCTTTCTCATTATCCATTGTATAATAACAAGCGTCTTTAAAAATATTTGGTGCTACTTCGTCAGTTTGATCGTTATCTTTCCAAATTTTTAATTTAACCGGATCAGGAGTAGAAACTAATATTTTTGCGGCGCCCATTGTTTCTTTTTTACCGTCGCCAATATATAGATGATATCTTTTAATTAACTTTGTAGTTTCAATTTTATGTAATGCTTCATTTAATGTATTGGCATCATATAAAAGATCTCTAAAAAGAGTTGAGAAATGAGTTCCATCAAGATCAAACGGATATTCTCTTTTAGGTGAAGCCCCTTTTTCGCTTAAAACTATTCCTTTTGCATTTATTCCGGTATGAGCTCCAATATATCCGGCAAATGTAGCAGACGCGTGCGGTATTCCTTCATTAGGTTGATAAATAACTATTACTGGAAAATCTTGAAGTCCGCCGCCCATTGTAAAATCTAAATTTCTTATTTGCAATAAACTACCGTTCTCTGTTGCTGATCCCCATACCGATACTCCGGAACACGCATAATCTCCAACAACAGGAATCATTTGCGCTCTTTTTAATTTGTCCCAATCAATGCCGGAACCTTCCGCAAGTCCTCTTAATTCTTCTTTAAATCGATTATCTATATAAGGTTCAACAGAAATCCAAGCTTCATCCAACACCTTATTATTATAGCGTGAAGGCTCTCCAATTTCAGCATATTTAAGAAAATATGACATACATTTATCTACATCGTCTTTCAACGTTTCACCAAGCTGGTATCCCATTTCATAAGGTGTACCTTTTACAACAATAACTTTAATTACATCATCGCCTGTTCCTATTGTAAAAAGGTTTGGAAGATCATTTTGCGCTGATGAAATTAAATTTACTAAAATTACTAAAGCGAAAATTCTTAAATATATTCTTAACATTTTTTCTCCAAATAAAGGTAGAGCTTTTCAACTCTACCTTTAAATTTTAATAATTTTTATTTTAACAAAAACATTTTCTTTGCAGAAATGTTTGAACCGTTAGATAATTCATAAATGTACATTCCACTTACGAGTTCTCTGCCGGAATCATTTTTTCCATTAAATATTAGTATGTGCTCGCCGGCTTGTATATCTTTATCTACTAATGTTCTGACTAATTCACCAGTTATTGAGTAAATTTTCAACATGGTGTGACCAGCTTTTGACAAATTAAATTCAATATTTGTTGTAGGATTAAATGGATTTGGGTAATTGTTTTTTAGTTCAAAGTTCAATGGTAATTGGTTAATGTTATCTTCAACACCAACCGGTTCACCAACTAATCTTGCAACAACATCGTCTATTTCAACTTGATCTGTAACTGAAGGGTCTGATGAAATTATGCTGAACATTGTAAATGATCCTGAAACTCTCGGACTTGGATCAGTGCCTTCCAAGAACCAAGTTGCTTCTTCATCACCAAGTTCACCTTCCCATATTTTCATTTTTAAATCGCCGTTATATGCGTAGAACTTAACCCAATAATTTACGTTTAATTCAAGATCAAAATCAGTTGTAGCTGCAAAATGCTGCCATTGTGCAGGATTTAAGAAATCGTATTGTGCTCCTCCCTCATCGCCTCCTTCAACGTCACCCAACACTCTTGATAAAGTGATTTGATCTGTTAAAGGACTAAAGAATAAAACATATGATCCTTCATGTGTCGGATCAGAATCAGGTAATGACTCAGAAGTATCTCTTTGAACTAAGCGCATGCTTACAGCAAAAAACGAATTTGTAATTTTCTTAAAATTTACATTAAAGGTTATTTCCTGATTAGGCTGACCTTTATTTTCTTCAATAAGTGCTTTATGTGTTGCTTCTTCATCATCTTCATTTAAGAAAGAAACGCCATTACTTGACGCAACTACAGCTCCGACAAAGTTCGCAAAATTGCCGGTCTGAAGAAAAGCTTTACCATCAGCTTGTTTTACAATCGCGTTCATCAAGCCGTCGTTTTCACTGTAGTAAAACCAGCCGACATCGTTGTGCATTGCAGTATCTGACATATCTTCAAAATGATCTTCCCAAAGAATGTCTCCAACTTCCTGTGAAAAAGTAAAATTAGCAGAAATTAAAAAAATAAAAATCAACATACTGTAAAAACGGTTTAACATCTTCATTTTGCCTCCTCCAATTAGTTTGAATAATAAACTAAAAATTAAAATTTATGCTAAAGCGATTAATACTTTCGAAAAACTGTGCATGTGTGTAACTATAATCAAAACTTCCTTTATAACCTTGAAGATCAAATTTTACTCCAATTCCAAAACTGAAATCTTCAACATCATAATTAAATTTATACCCGGAACGTAAAGCAAATATTTCTTTATATACAATTTCAGTCCCTAAGTGAACTCTTTCTGTATAATCAATTGGATGAAGCACATCCATAGCAGTATTGATTTGAAAATCAGAGTGGCCGTTTTCAAATAATTTCATTAAATCCATTGCCAAACCCATTCTCAAAACCAAAGGCAGCTGAAACACTTCAGTCCAGTATTTCATATCAGTGGAAAAATTTTGAAACGCAACGCCAATTGTCAAATCTTTAAATCCAACTTTATAGTATCCGCCAAAGTCAAATCCCCAATGATTTATTTGCCACTCTCTTGTTTCATATTCATAAATTCCATTTTCTCTATCTATTTCCTTAACGGCAATTTCGGCATTCCCCAAATTTTCGTGAATGAATTTATACTTTACACCAAAAGAAAAAACATCATTTACAGGATAAGCATAAGCTAACCCTACCGCATAATCCGAAATTGATAAATCACCTGTAATTATAAATCCTCTATCATCTATACTTTTATCGACTCTTTTAGTTCCTATGATTTGACCATAATCCATATATACCAAATCAATACCAAGTGCACCGTAGTCTTGAAAATCATAAGCTGCTCCAAATGCATATAACCTTGTATCGGCAATCCAAGATACATGATTCATTGAAAAGCCGAATCCTTCAATGTTGGTCAAAACAGCGGGATTATAAAATAATCCTTGAGTACCGTTAACGCTTGCTACACTGGCATTGCCCATTGCGCTTTCTCTTGCGCCAAGACTTATGGCTAAATACGTCATACCGCTTTGACCTGCTTTTTTCTTTTGCGCTAAATAATTTTGCGATGTAATAAGTAAAATAATTGCCAATATCGATAATTTTAATTTCATAATCACTCCAAATATTTACATCATCTAATTATGACAAATTTACCTTTTGTTGAGCCAACGGGCTTACCATTTAAATCCCAGCCTTCTATATAATAAACATAAACACCGCTTTTAATAGTTTGCCAATAATCCGTAATTTGAAACCACTCTTCATCAGCTGATTCTGGAACTGAATTAGGATTATCAGGATTTGGATGCAATATTGTTGCCAGCAAATCGCCGTGCATTGAAAATATTCTTATAGTTGCTTTAGCGGGCAATCCTACAAATCCAATTTTATCTTCTAACCTAGGTACATCGGTATAATCTTCAACAACAGTTCCGCCATACGCTAAGCCTTGCACATGATAAGGATTAGGAACCACATAAACAGAATCCAAGTTTGAATGTGCGCCAATAAACGGAGACGCTGCTACGGAAAAATTTCTGTTATAATATCTACTTGATTCAAGAGGTTCGCCAGGTTTAATTCCGGTAGTATTTTGTGTCCCGTTATCAAAAGCTGTTACTGAATAATAATATTTTTTTCCTCTTTCTACATTTCTATCTACATATTCTGTTGTATCACCGTGAAATGTTTTTATTAACTGGTAAATATTTGTATAAGAACCTTCAGTTCTATAAATATTATAACCAGCAAAATCATAATTACCGGTTTGCCAATCAGCAATATCAGAAACCGACTGCCATTTAAGATCTATTTTCCCCGGACCTGATATTATTTCAACGTTATCCGGAGCAGGTGGAGGTGTTGGCAGATTTTGCAGTCCAAGTTTCCATGCAAATTCTGCATTATAAGCGTGTTTAAGTAATGAATCTAAACCGGTTGCCAATAAAGCATTTTTAGCTTCATTCCCGGATTTTCCATTATAATTTAAAGTTCCATTCTTCCATTCATTTCCAGCTTCAACACAAAGCTTTTGCGAAATGGAACCAACGGCTTCATACAATACAATTTTAATACTTTCGCCAAAATTTAAATTGTAGGGACCAAACGATAACAAGGCAACCGGCTCCTGAACCAATGGATCATAAGGAGTTGACGCGGTTCCTAATGTGCCGGTTGATTTTTCACCGGAACTCATTTCAAAATACATTTCGTTTTCAGTGTTGCCTTTAGTATATGATTTCATAATTCTTCTAGGCACAATTTTTACGGTTGAGGGCTGATTTTTATCATCGTTCGCGTCAGTTGGCGATGTGTCAGCATGAAGAACACCGAATCCCGGATACTGTGGCGAAAGGAACTCACCTGTTGTTGGATCGGGATCGCCAATATCATCATACGCCGCGTGGTTATCATCCGCATTTCCATCATAGACATAAAATAAACCTCTTAATGTATCGCCTGAATTACCTCCGTAAAATACAGCCCATTCATCATTTTGGTTTACTATTTGATGACCTCTATCGCCGCCGGGTAAAAGTAAATATTCAAATCCAAAATAAACATCCGTTAAATTTTGATTTGGCAGCTCAATAGTACTTTCGGTTCCGTCGGCATTACCGTCATTTGTAAATGTATATTCTCTAATTATATAATTATTGTGATTGTGATTAGCGATTGCATAACTTGACATTTTAACGCTGACACCAGAATTTGTTGAGTATTTGGAATCAATCATTTCATCAGCAATAACAGATGAAGATTTTGTGCTTAGTGAACGCGTATCTAAAAATCTCTCTTCAACGGTTCCATTAACAGACACATTGGGCAATCTATTTCTAACTCTTTTTCTAATTGAAATTGGATAAATAAATTCGAATGCCTCCTTATTTTCAAACCCGCCTTCGGATACGTAAGTATTGTGAAAAATATTTTGCTTATCAGTCCAATTTTTTAAACCAATCCAAATTCCAAGCCCTTCAAGATTTTTTCTGGTCATTGTCCTGTAATCTCCGCCGGGATATGTCATTTGGTTTTGCAGAGGAGCATAATTAGGAATTGAACCGCTGGAAAACATCGTTTCCCATAAAGGACCAATTTCATGACTTCTTGTTGCCTGTGCAAAATTATTTTCTAAAAATATTTGCGAAAGAAAAATCAAAAAGAAAATTATTTTTTTTAACTGGATTGACATAACAACCTCCGAAAAATCCAAATTTTGATTTTCATGCATTTATAAATTTACCCTTATTCCAAAAATATATGTTCTGTGTTGTCCTTGATATAAAACTTTACTTTCAGTTCTCAAAATATTTTTATTCGAAACATTTTCACTTCCAACTTCATCTGTTTTTCCATTTGCATATAGGTCGTCATAATAATCTTTTGAATTCGGAATTGCCGTTCTGTATTGGCTTACAACCAAATTGCTAATATCAAAGTAAAATTCGAGATCAAAAATGCTTCTAATATCAAAATTTCTGCTAATCCTTAAATTTGAGCTGAAATATGGAATTGTGTAAAATTTAACATTTGGATGCTGGATTCTAAAGTCCTCATCCGGATGTTCAACTAATACCGGTCCTTGATAAAAAAGACTAAAACTTAACATTGTTTTGTGTAAAATTGGATAATCCATAATTCTTGGACCCCAATCTTCTGGAGCTGTTAAAATTACTACACCTCTGCCGTATGGAGTTAATTCCTCTTGAAGAGCCCGCGGAACTCCTCTCAGTTCTCCGTCAATTCCGATTGCGGGATTATCTGTAATTACGGGAATCTGACTTATATTCGGAACTTCAAGATCGCTTACGCTTTTTTGCGTAATGTTGAAATTGAAAAATCCGGTTAAAAATCTACCCGTAGATTTTCTTATTTCTATATCGAGTCCTCTTACTTCCCTATACTCACGTTGAACAGATGATTCAAGTACAATACTCTGATCGGAATGCGCGAAAACAATTCCGCTTTCAACATCAGAATAATCTTTATAGAACGCGCCAATGTGAAGCTGAAGCCAATCATAAACATTTTGATCATAACCAAGTTCGAAATTATAAGATTTCTGATAACCCAAATTTGAATTTCCTAACCATTGCAGTCTAAAATTATAATGAGCGGTTGTAGAATACATTGCTTCGGTTCTTGGCATCTGAACAAAATGACCGTAATTAAAATATACTTTACTATTTGTAGTAATTGGAAATGAAATTCCAATTCTTGGACTTACATAAAATTTATCAGAGGGCGAATTTTTAGGAAATGTTCCATCTAAAAATGCATTTAAGACATCAAGATTAGTAGCGTAATCCAAAGTTCTTGTTACATCGGGCAGTTCTCCATTTGTGGAATAATAGTCAAATCGTAGTCCAACATTAGCAACCATTCCATAAAATTCAATTTTATCTTGAACATATGCGCTAAGTTCAATTGGAGAAACGTCATATCCCCAAACAAATAACTGGGCTGGATCGTCATTATGCATATGAACTCTGTCTTCAATAAGATGATTTAATTTAAATTCCAATCCGGTTTTTAATTCATGTGCCGGATGAAATTGGTTTACCATTGCCATTTTAATAGTAAATCTATCACTATTTGAATTATCAACAGTATTTGCCCTGCCGTACATTCTGTTGCCAGTTATATCGTCATTTGCGCCTAAATCGAGCGGAATAAATCCCGATTGAGGATCATAATATAATCTTCCGTGAAAATATTTTCCGTCCTCTGCTGTTGAATTAGGATAACGCTCAGTATCCCATTTTGCGCTAAAGTAATTTGCGTCAACTTCTGTATAAAGAGTAGGTGAAAATACTTGTATTAAATTTAACCCGACAAGTGTAGTTGTATAATTAACTTGCGGTTTGTTGAAGAAATAAAACGGATCAAAATTTCCGCCGTCATATGATATTTTTATTTCGTTGCTCCATGAACTGTTTGCATCATCGCGAGAAACAGTATTTACATTTGACGTTATACCGGAAATTGTTAGATGAGTATTATCGCCGAGCCTATTAACTAATTTTAAGGAAAATCCGTTTTCAAGATAACTATCCTGTGCTTGAGGATATGTAAAAGGACGGTTAATATATTTTATGCCTGCAAGCGCATTTAAATGCCAAGGTAAAGCATCGGTTCCGCCGCTGAAAGTCAAATCCAGATTATGCCCAGGTAAGTTTCCGTACTTAACTGGTCTATGTCTCCATTTCCATAATTCTCGTGCTTCAGTTGGAGTTAAATCATTATCGGGATTATTATCATTTAATAATCTATCCGAGTATGCTTTCCAGCCTTCCCATTTAACCGTATCCGGTGTAATTCCTTCATACCTTACTAAGTAAGAAGCTGAATCGGAATTGGGTCCGTCATACAGTCTATATGGCCAATATACCGATGGATTATAATAATTAGGGCCATCATGCCGCAATCCGGCCGGTTCAAATTGGTAATCCAAAGCAAGGTGAATTTCATCACTTGGAGATTTTGTAACAATATTTATTACACCTGAACGAGCTTCTCCATATTCAGCGTTATATCCTCCGCGAAGTACTTTAATTTCTTGAATACTTCCCTTATTTATTGGAAATGAAACTTTTGCCATCTTATTATCAACAGTGGAATAACCATCGACTAGTACGTTCACTTCGGATGCGTCGCCTGCCCTTATCTGTAAATCACCTTCAACCAAATTTCCCTGCACTCCAGCCTGCATTCCAATAATATCTTCAACTCTGCTTGCAAAAGGCAATTCTTTAATTTCATTGGCTTGAATATTTGTTTCGGAAGCAGATACATCTAATTTAACCAATTCCTTTTTTGCCGTTATAACAACTTCTTCGCTTTGAATTACATCTTGCTGTAGTTTAAAGTCAAGGTTTATTGTTCTATCGACTTCTACATTCACTTTTGTAAAAATTGAGGATTTATATCCAATCATGCTTGCTTCAACATCGTAAACACCAGGAGGAACTCTTAGAATAATAAATACGCCATTAATATTTGTAGCGGCGCCTAAATTTGTTCCTTTAAGTGAAATATTTACGCCGATTAATGGTTCGCCGGTAACCGCGTCAATTACGGTACCTCGAATTTTGCCTGTTGTTGAAGAGAAAACAGTAGATGTAAATGTGAAAACAAGTAATAAAAAAGTAATTATTTGCTTCATATGATCTTCTCCATATAAATGGAAATATCAATCCAATAATAAAATAATTAACCCATTTAGTTAGATAACGATTTAGGCAATCGTTTGTCTCTATCAATT is a genomic window containing:
- a CDS encoding T9SS type A sorting domain-containing protein; amino-acid sequence: MKMLNRFYSMLIFIFLISANFTFSQEVGDILWEDHFEDMSDTAMHNDVGWFYYSENDGLMNAIVKQADGKAFLQTGNFANFVGAVVASSNGVSFLNEDDEEATHKALIEENKGQPNQEITFNVNFKKITNSFFAVSMRLVQRDTSESLPDSDPTHEGSYVLFFSPLTDQITLSRVLGDVEGGDEGGAQYDFLNPAQWQHFAATTDFDLELNVNYWVKFYAYNGDLKMKIWEGELGDEEATWFLEGTDPSPRVSGSFTMFSIISSDPSVTDQVEIDDVVARLVGEPVGVEDNINQLPLNFELKNNYPNPFNPTTNIEFNLSKAGHTMLKIYSITGELVRTLVDKDIQAGEHILIFNGKNDSGRELVSGMYIYELSNGSNISAKKMFLLK
- a CDS encoding PorV/PorQ family protein — protein: MKLKLSILAIILLITSQNYLAQKKKAGQSGMTYLAISLGARESAMGNASVASVNGTQGLFYNPAVLTNIEGFGFSMNHVSWIADTRLYAFGAAYDFQDYGALGIDLVYMDYGQIIGTKRVDKSIDDRGFIITGDLSISDYAVGLAYAYPVNDVFSFGVKYKFIHENLGNAEIAVKEIDRENGIYEYETREWQINHWGFDFGGYYKVGFKDLTIGVAFQNFSTDMKYWTEVFQLPLVLRMGLAMDLMKLFENGHSDFQINTAMDVLHPIDYTERVHLGTEIVYKEIFALRSGYKFNYDVEDFSFGIGVKFDLQGYKGSFDYSYTHAQFFESINRFSINFNF
- a CDS encoding TonB-dependent receptor, producing the protein MKQIITFLLLVFTFTSTVFSSTTGKIRGTVIDAVTGEPLIGVNISLKGTNLGAATNINGVFIILRVPPGVYDVEASMIGYKSSIFTKVNVEVDRTINLDFKLQQDVIQSEEVVITAKKELVKLDVSASETNIQANEIKELPFASRVEDIIGMQAGVQGNLVEGDLQIRAGDASEVNVLVDGYSTVDNKMAKVSFPINKGSIQEIKVLRGGYNAEYGEARSGVINIVTKSPSDEIHLALDYQFEPAGLRHDGPNYYNPSVYWPYRLYDGPNSDSASYLVRYEGITPDTVKWEGWKAYSDRLLNDNNPDNDLTPTEARELWKWRHRPVKYGNLPGHNLDLTFSGGTDALPWHLNALAGIKYINRPFTYPQAQDSYLENGFSLKLVNRLGDNTHLTISGITSNVNTVSRDDANSSWSNEIKISYDGGNFDPFYFFNKPQVNYTTTLVGLNLIQVFSPTLYTEVDANYFSAKWDTERYPNSTAEDGKYFHGRLYYDPQSGFIPLDLGANDDITGNRMYGRANTVDNSNSDRFTIKMAMVNQFHPAHELKTGLEFKLNHLIEDRVHMHNDDPAQLFVWGYDVSPIELSAYVQDKIEFYGMVANVGLRFDYYSTNGELPDVTRTLDYATNLDVLNAFLDGTFPKNSPSDKFYVSPRIGISFPITTNSKVYFNYGHFVQMPRTEAMYSTTAHYNFRLQWLGNSNLGYQKSYNFELGYDQNVYDWLQLHIGAFYKDYSDVESGIVFAHSDQSIVLESSVQREYREVRGLDIEIRKSTGRFLTGFFNFNITQKSVSDLEVPNISQIPVITDNPAIGIDGELRGVPRALQEELTPYGRGVVILTAPEDWGPRIMDYPILHKTMLSFSLFYQGPVLVEHPDEDFRIQHPNVKFYTIPYFSSNLRISRNFDIRSIFDLEFYFDISNLVVSQYRTAIPNSKDYYDDLYANGKTDEVGSENVSNKNILRTESKVLYQGQHRTYIFGIRVNL